In one Brassica oleracea var. oleracea cultivar TO1000 chromosome C9, BOL, whole genome shotgun sequence genomic region, the following are encoded:
- the LOC106317235 gene encoding putative methylesterase 12, chloroplastic: protein MGNRVICMKKKDVAIRTGGGGGGGDGSRSKRVSRSQRKLLGDEEMLHRRALSMAIHQAQLSQRFDGSVSRRVGSTSSRRQTLSDPFSNNKQVPDLVESLAVKKVVLVHGEGFGAWCWYKTVASLEECGLSPVTVDLAGSGFSMADPNSVSTLEEYSKPLIKLLQNLPEEEKVILVGHSTGGACISYALELFPEKISKAVFICATMVSDGQRPFDVYADQLGSAERFMKESQFLIHRNGKDKPATGFTFEKQHMKSLYFNQSPNKDIALSMISMRAVPLGPMMEKLSLSAERYGKSRRFYVQTLDDFALSPDVQEKLVRENSPEGVYKIKGSDHCPFFSKPQSLHKILLEIAQIP from the exons GAGGAGGAGGAGATGGATCTAGAAGCAAGAGAGTAAGTCGTTCTCAAAGGAAACTGCTTGGTGATGAAGAGATGTTGCATCGACGAGCTTTGTCCATGGCTATTCATCAAGCTCAGCTTTCTCAGAGATTCGATGGGTCCGTTTCTAGACGTGTCGGGTCTACTAGCTCCAGAAGACAAACTCTCTCTGACCCTTTTTCAAATAACAAGCAG GTACCTGATCTTGTGGAGAGCTTGGCGGTTAAGAAAGTCGTTCTTGTACATGGTGAAGGGTTTGGGGCTTGGTGTTGGTACAAAACTGTTGCTTCATTGGAAGAGTGTGGACTATCTCCTGTTACAGTTGACCTTGCTGGATCTGGATTTAGTATGGCTGACCCAAATAGTGTTTCCACTTTAGAAGAATATTCAAAACCATTGATCAAGCTTCTTCAAAATCTTCCAGAGGAAGAAAAG GTGATTCTGGTAGGTCACAGTACAGGAGGTGCATGTATTTCGTATGCGTTAGAGCTGTTTCCTGAAAAAATCTCAAAAGCTGTATTCATATGTGCCACTATGGTTTCTGATGGACAAAGACCCTTCGATGTCTATGCTGATCAG CTTGGTTCTGCAGAACGGTTCATGAAAGAGTCGCAGTTCTTGATCCATCGAAATGGAAAGGACAAGCCCGCAACGGGGTTCACTTTTGAAAAGCAACACATGAAAAGCTTGTACTTCAATCAGTCACCCAATAAG GACATAGCATTGTCGATGATTTCAATGCGAGCAGTACCATTGGGTCCAATGATGGAGAAACTGTCGCTGAGTGCAGAAAGATATGGGAAAAGTCGGAGATTCTATGTTCAGACGCTTGATGACTTTGCTCTCTCACCAGACGTTCAGGAGAAACTTGTGAGAGAGAATAGTCCCGAAGGAGTTTATAAGATCAAAGGAAGTGATCATTGTCCTTTCTTCTCTAAACCTCAGTCTCTTCACAAGATCCTTCTTGAGATCGCTCAGATTCCTTAA